A window of the Pogona vitticeps strain Pit_001003342236 chromosome 4, PviZW2.1, whole genome shotgun sequence genome harbors these coding sequences:
- the ATP5PB gene encoding ATP synthase peripheral stalk subunit b, mitochondrial, with translation MLSRLALQALAPAGLRTLAPCLSVGVVHVSRPLHTCQQRLAPVPPLPEGGKVRHGIIPEEFFEFLYPKTGVTGPYMFGTGLLLYLLSKEIYVINHETMSGLCVLALIIFCVKKYGSTVAAFADKIQQDELNVMESVKSHNMNQLEEVIQHEKKEQWRMEGLHFLFDAKRTNVAVILETNYRERLLTVYSEVKKRLDYQLALQHLKRTMEKDHMISWIERNVKQSITLQQEKESIAKCILDLKMLSKSAQATV, from the exons ATGCTCTCCCGCTTGGCGTTGCAAGCTCTGG CCCCGGCAGGCCTGAGGACCTTGGCACCCTGTCTGTCCGTGGG AGTTGTGCATGTCTCAAGACCCCTTCACACATGTCAACAGCGCTTGGCTCCTGTTCCTCCTCttccagaggggggaaaagtccGTCATGGAATAATTCCGGAAGAGTTTTTTGAGTTCTTGTACCCTAAAACAGGAGTCACAG GCCCTTATATGTTTGGGACTGGACTTCTGCTCTATCTCCTCTCTAAGGAAATTTATGTAATTAACCATGAAACAATGTCAGGTCTCTGTGTTTTGGCGCTCATCATTTTCTGTGTAAAAAAATATGGTTCCACTGTAGCAGCTTTTGCTGACAAAATCCAACAG GATGAGCTGAATGTAATGGAATCTGTGAAAAGTCACAACATGAATCAACTTGAGGAAGTCATTCAGCATGAAAAGAAAGAACAGTGGAGGATGGAAGGTTTACACTTTCTCTTTGATGCCAAGCGG ACCAATGTTGCTGTGATCTTGGAGACCAACTACAGAGAAAGGCTGCTCACTGTGTACTCTGAAGTGAAAAAGCGGCTAGACTATCAACTGGCACTACAGCATCTGAAGCGTACTATGGAAAAAGATCACATGATCAGCTGGATTGAGCGCAATGTTAAACAAAGCATTACACTGCAGCAG GAGAAGGAGAGCATTGCCAAGTGCATCCTGGACctgaagatgctgtcaaagtcTGCACAGGCAACTGTCTGA